The following coding sequences lie in one Leptolyngbya sp. CCY15150 genomic window:
- a CDS encoding GNAT family N-acetyltransferase, which translates to MVSYSPGLSIRPAHPPDTPVLFELVQALADYEELSHHVVGNAESLHNHLFCDRPYVEALVAEVDQRIVGFALFFYNYSTFLTKPGIYLEDLFVLPDYRRRGIGQAFLQTLAQLAVDRDLGRLEWSVLDWNEPAIRFYKTMGATVLPDWRTCRVTGDALTTLAQASG; encoded by the coding sequence ATGGTTTCCTATTCCCCAGGTCTTTCGATTCGCCCAGCTCATCCTCCCGATACCCCCGTCTTGTTTGAGTTGGTGCAGGCCTTGGCGGATTACGAAGAATTGTCCCACCACGTAGTGGGCAATGCCGAGAGTTTGCACAATCATCTATTTTGCGATCGCCCCTATGTGGAAGCCTTGGTTGCGGAAGTAGATCAGCGGATTGTCGGCTTCGCGCTATTTTTCTACAACTACTCAACCTTTCTCACCAAGCCAGGCATTTACCTAGAAGATCTGTTTGTGTTGCCCGACTATCGGCGACGGGGGATTGGTCAAGCCTTTTTGCAAACCCTGGCCCAGCTTGCTGTCGATCGCGACCTCGGACGGCTGGAGTGGAGTGTGTTGGATTGGAACGAACCCGCCATCCGCTTTTATAAAACCATGGGAGCCACCGTCTTACCCGATTGGCGCACCTGTCGCGTCACCGGCGATGCCTTGACGACCCTAGCCCAGGCATCTGGTTGA
- the glnT gene encoding type III glutamate--ammonia ligase — protein sequence MVGTLPSEKSLVEQAKDLGLEFFLVSYTDLLGGTRAKLVPARQIADVEKNGACFAPFASNLGLGPEVPDIAAIPDPNSLIVLPWEPTVGWVASDVYMNGKPFEAAPRVIFKRVLEQCQNLGYTYKTGVEAEFLLLKKTEQGYKIADDLDTATRPCYDQMNLMRQFGFISTLVTYMEQLGWEPYQCDHEDANGQFEINWTYDDALTTADRHVFYKYMVKSLAEQQGLTATFMPKPFSHLTGNGAHIHMSLWQGDTNVFADLNDELGLSTLGYEFLAGVLGHARSMTALCNPTINSYRRLGATTTESGSTWSPRYLSYGGNNRTHMIRIPDAGRFECRLLDGATTLYLAQAALLAAGLDGVAQHASPGDRLDENMFVRGSEFSNLDMLPTSLLEALQCFEKDPLLMTMMGEQAAKTFLGFKYHEWNAHNAEVTAWELDQYINC from the coding sequence GGATTTAGGACTAGAATTCTTCCTGGTTTCCTACACAGACCTGCTGGGCGGAACCCGCGCCAAGCTGGTGCCCGCTCGACAAATTGCTGACGTCGAGAAAAATGGGGCCTGTTTTGCGCCCTTTGCCTCCAACCTGGGTCTAGGGCCCGAAGTACCTGATATTGCCGCCATTCCCGATCCCAACTCGCTGATTGTGCTGCCCTGGGAACCCACCGTGGGCTGGGTCGCTAGCGATGTGTATATGAATGGCAAACCCTTTGAAGCCGCACCTCGGGTAATTTTTAAGCGGGTGCTGGAACAATGTCAAAACCTCGGCTATACCTACAAAACGGGTGTGGAAGCCGAGTTTCTGCTGCTGAAGAAAACCGAGCAGGGCTACAAAATTGCCGATGACCTAGATACCGCAACCCGCCCCTGCTACGACCAAATGAACCTGATGCGGCAGTTTGGCTTCATTTCCACCCTGGTAACCTACATGGAGCAACTGGGCTGGGAGCCCTACCAGTGCGACCACGAAGATGCCAATGGGCAGTTTGAAATCAACTGGACTTACGACGATGCCCTGACCACCGCCGATCGCCACGTGTTTTACAAATACATGGTGAAGAGCTTGGCAGAACAGCAGGGGCTGACCGCCACCTTCATGCCCAAGCCCTTCAGCCACCTCACCGGCAATGGGGCCCATATCCACATGAGCCTCTGGCAAGGAGACACCAATGTCTTCGCCGACCTGAACGATGAACTAGGGCTCTCCACCCTGGGCTACGAATTCCTGGCTGGGGTGCTCGGCCATGCCCGAAGTATGACGGCGCTCTGTAATCCCACCATTAACTCCTACCGCCGCCTCGGAGCCACCACCACCGAATCCGGCAGCACCTGGAGCCCTCGCTACCTGTCCTATGGCGGCAACAACCGCACCCACATGATCCGCATCCCCGATGCCGGACGGTTTGAATGCCGCTTGCTGGATGGAGCCACCACTCTGTACCTAGCCCAGGCCGCCCTGTTGGCTGCTGGATTGGATGGGGTCGCTCAGCACGCTAGTCCAGGCGATCGCTTGGATGAAAACATGTTTGTCCGAGGCTCGGAGTTCTCCAATCTAGACATGTTGCCCACCAGCTTGCTGGAAGCACTCCAGTGTTTTGAGAAAGACCCCCTACTCATGACCATGATGGGAGAACAGGCTGCCAAGACGTTCCTAGGCTTCAAGTATCATGAATGGAATGCTCATAACGCTGAAGTAACGGCGTGGGAGCTAGATCAATACATTAATTGTTAA
- the hisIE gene encoding bifunctional phosphoribosyl-AMP cyclohydrolase/phosphoribosyl-ATP diphosphatase HisIE, with protein sequence MSDRLSMNNVLGEAAIPVEQICYNDQGLVPAIVQDVLDGTVLMMAWMNAESLTKTLETGETWFWSRSRSELWHKGATSGHLQKVQSLRYDCDSDALLITVEQLGDIACHTGERSCFHQVSGGITPPPADMLSQVFAVICDRRDHPTPSSYTSRLLEGGDNQILKKIGEESAEVVMACKDDDPEAIAGEVADLFYHTMVAIAHHNVSLRDVYRKLQERRR encoded by the coding sequence ATGAGCGATAGGTTGTCGATGAATAATGTCCTAGGGGAAGCGGCGATTCCGGTGGAGCAGATTTGCTACAACGATCAGGGGTTGGTGCCCGCCATTGTTCAAGATGTCCTGGATGGCACGGTGTTGATGATGGCTTGGATGAATGCTGAGTCGTTGACCAAAACTCTGGAGACGGGAGAAACCTGGTTTTGGAGCCGATCGCGCTCTGAACTTTGGCATAAGGGCGCGACGTCGGGGCATCTGCAAAAGGTGCAGTCTTTGCGCTATGACTGCGATAGTGATGCGCTGTTGATTACTGTGGAGCAGTTGGGAGATATCGCCTGTCACACAGGGGAGCGCAGTTGCTTTCACCAAGTCAGCGGCGGCATTACGCCACCGCCCGCCGACATGCTCTCTCAGGTGTTTGCGGTGATCTGCGATCGCCGCGACCATCCCACTCCCAGTTCCTACACCAGTCGCTTGCTAGAGGGCGGTGATAACCAAATCCTCAAGAAAATTGGCGAGGAGTCTGCAGAGGTGGTCATGGCCTGCAAAGACGACGATCCGGAGGCGATCGCTGGGGAAGTGGCGGATTTGTTCTACCACACCATGGTGGCGATCGCCCATCACAACGTTAGCTTGCGAGATGTGTACCGTAAGCTGCAAGAGCGACGGCGCTAA
- a CDS encoding peptidoglycan-binding protein, protein MESLAFIHHSVAYSDPSPQPPMREFGLADWRIPSSAWMGLVGAIALFTLLSAATPAEAMIYRKGSTGGAVADIQRSLGVTADGIYGARTEAAVLRYQAAMGLLADGKAGPETLSSLGLGDLTDTVGVAPASSGGGIATGQALIVTRSGVGVNLRGTPNGAISGGLPEGASVSLTGREVSAGGYSWAELSDGQWVATDFLQYSASSTSGQATLVSSQSGVVDSSARTAVITTQAGGGVNLRRTPNGEVVGSLADGAVVFLTGAQVPAGSYFWAETTDGAWVATDFLAESAGTRTVATAPPAPAPAPAPAPPPAPAPAPAPAPTPAASFTPASPAPAPEVQEESDVFTEQPETAEPEDTAADTDPPTDSDPVEDALAFPDNGESETQEETVAEVPAETEEETAAEAEVETPDTPVAEEEPDEETPAAEAPVETDDETTAEAEVEAPDTPVAEEPDEETPTAEQPVEPEEETAVDPDVEIVGGAVGDGLVIPTQPEPDDVEPDEAVTEEPEEEPDTVAEGEEPADDLDVTTEPPSSEPEFQGPSGTFSVKAPTDLRSSPGGAPVTTLMPGESIQLTQRRSLANGTVWAEATDGTWVDAMAVDLDGSQSAAEPSDEPDPEPIAETEEPSDEVAVDPEAVDPEAADGPTDAIIGSSESDFQGPSGTFTTEASVDRYDQPGGTMVGIIDSESSFDVTSRRTLVGGVVWAQLEDGSWVNARQIDAAIAGEGDSPVTSQAPEPEPEPEPTVAEAEDDGAQELVLQDSYVFRGPSGSFSASATIERRDDPYGLVIGSVGSGEEVELTGNRTFALNRTWAELSDGTWVDIRNLQAQ, encoded by the coding sequence ATGGAATCACTTGCCTTTATCCACCACTCGGTTGCCTATTCTGATCCCTCCCCCCAACCACCCATGCGTGAGTTTGGATTGGCTGACTGGCGCATTCCCAGTTCGGCCTGGATGGGATTAGTTGGAGCGATCGCCCTCTTCACCCTGCTCAGTGCAGCCACACCCGCCGAAGCCATGATCTACCGCAAGGGTAGTACCGGGGGAGCTGTAGCCGATATTCAGCGATCGCTAGGGGTGACGGCTGATGGCATCTACGGCGCTAGAACCGAAGCGGCCGTTCTGCGCTACCAAGCGGCCATGGGGCTTCTGGCAGATGGTAAAGCTGGCCCAGAGACCCTGAGTTCCCTAGGTCTTGGGGATTTGACAGACACCGTAGGAGTCGCTCCAGCTAGTTCAGGTGGAGGCATCGCCACTGGGCAAGCGCTGATCGTCACCCGTAGTGGCGTGGGCGTTAATCTCCGGGGCACGCCCAACGGAGCCATTTCAGGTGGATTGCCGGAGGGCGCGTCTGTGTCGTTGACAGGACGCGAAGTCTCAGCAGGCGGCTATAGCTGGGCAGAGCTCAGTGATGGTCAATGGGTGGCCACAGACTTTTTGCAATATTCAGCCTCCTCTACCTCCGGGCAAGCTACCTTGGTCTCCAGCCAGTCGGGTGTGGTAGACAGTTCAGCAAGAACTGCGGTGATCACGACCCAGGCAGGCGGTGGTGTAAACTTACGCCGCACGCCCAATGGCGAGGTCGTTGGCAGCTTGGCGGATGGTGCCGTCGTGTTCTTGACGGGCGCGCAAGTGCCTGCCGGCTCCTATTTCTGGGCTGAGACCACAGACGGAGCCTGGGTAGCAACAGACTTTTTGGCAGAATCAGCGGGCACCAGAACCGTTGCAACGGCTCCGCCGGCTCCGGCTCCGGCTCCAGCCCCTGCACCACCACCAGCCCCTGCTCCAGCCCCTGCTCCTGCTCCTACTCCGGCTGCATCCTTTACGCCTGCATCCCCAGCTCCCGCGCCCGAGGTTCAAGAAGAGTCAGACGTCTTTACCGAGCAGCCGGAGACGGCAGAGCCCGAAGATACTGCTGCGGATACAGATCCGCCTACCGACTCTGACCCCGTCGAGGATGCTCTAGCCTTCCCCGATAATGGAGAATCCGAGACTCAAGAAGAGACGGTTGCAGAAGTGCCTGCCGAAACGGAGGAAGAAACGGCAGCAGAAGCCGAGGTTGAAACTCCAGATACTCCGGTAGCCGAAGAAGAACCGGATGAGGAAACTCCAGCAGCGGAAGCGCCGGTCGAAACCGATGACGAGACGACAGCGGAAGCTGAGGTTGAAGCTCCAGACACTCCAGTAGCAGAAGAGCCGGATGAGGAAACTCCCACAGCAGAACAGCCGGTCGAACCGGAGGAAGAGACGGCTGTTGATCCTGACGTTGAGATCGTCGGGGGGGCAGTGGGTGATGGACTTGTGATTCCCACCCAGCCTGAACCAGATGACGTTGAGCCGGATGAGGCGGTGACAGAGGAACCCGAAGAGGAACCTGACACCGTGGCCGAGGGCGAAGAGCCAGCGGACGATCTTGATGTGACAACAGAGCCACCCAGCTCCGAGCCTGAGTTTCAAGGGCCAAGCGGCACTTTCTCCGTGAAGGCTCCAACGGATCTACGCAGCAGTCCGGGAGGAGCGCCGGTGACCACCCTGATGCCCGGAGAGAGTATTCAACTCACCCAACGGCGATCGCTCGCCAATGGCACCGTGTGGGCAGAAGCTACCGATGGCACCTGGGTGGATGCGATGGCTGTTGACTTGGACGGCAGTCAGTCAGCAGCAGAACCGTCGGATGAACCTGATCCTGAACCCATTGCAGAAACGGAAGAGCCCTCGGATGAAGTAGCAGTTGATCCGGAAGCCGTCGATCCAGAAGCGGCAGACGGGCCCACAGATGCCATCATTGGTTCTTCAGAATCTGACTTCCAAGGGCCCAGCGGCACCTTTACCACCGAGGCTTCGGTCGATCGCTACGATCAACCCGGTGGAACCATGGTGGGCATCATTGATTCAGAATCATCGTTTGATGTGACCTCTCGCCGAACCTTGGTGGGTGGTGTCGTTTGGGCACAACTTGAAGACGGCAGTTGGGTGAATGCGCGGCAAATTGATGCGGCGATCGCTGGCGAAGGCGATAGTCCAGTTACCAGCCAAGCCCCCGAGCCCGAGCCTGAGCCCGAGCCAACGGTTGCTGAAGCAGAAGATGACGGTGCCCAAGAACTGGTCTTGCAAGATTCCTACGTCTTTCGAGGGCCGAGCGGTTCATTTTCCGCCTCTGCCACCATCGAGCGCCGGGACGATCCGTACGGATTGGTGATTGGCAGCGTTGGTTCTGGAGAGGAGGTTGAACTAACGGGCAACCGTACCTTTGCCCTCAACCGCACTTGGGCAGAGTTAAGCGACGGTACCTGGGTTGATATTCGCAATCTCCAGGCACAGTAA